One Besnoitia besnoiti strain Bb-Ger1 chromosome VIII, whole genome shotgun sequence DNA segment encodes these proteins:
- a CDS encoding transcriptional elongation factor FACT80 (encoded by transcript BESB_084700), with translation MAETPAAPAAPAPAAAAAGVGGPAIAIGNIRGLGRNDMGLFKMSGDLLGWKNRKTGSVHQYKAADIVSASWIMTGLDAYQLRILFGPHKNDLIVRFDGFHEKNFADLSRHFETHFKVQLQRGLQAHRGWHWGDVKMEGNNLQLSVNGCPAFDIHAQEIAQVTTPSKNDLAIELIQDDTRDQSEDQLLEVRFYQPFAGDEDAEGPLQQLKQKLVKKSGVAETKMDCVALLNDVPLLVPRGRYEIDIGRRALKFHGKSYDYTIQYTSINRMFLVPRPNSPHVNFILSLENAMRQGQTSYPFVVMQFDSESVQSVEVNLEPAELQQRGLEKMIEGKTFDVVTRLFRALVGKSVIVPGDFKSVKQQFGITCSYRAQSGHLYPLNRSFLFIVKPVIFIRYDDVVSVEFSRTGASTTNRFFAFTVSVRGGGEYEFTSIDRNEYKPLVDFLMAKGIRIKNMETPEPSRGALEADLPSDDEDDDDYDAGGASDSEDEDFHDDDDDEDEGSESQSDEEEDEESEEEKESKKRKKKEKKSKKDKKRKKDKE, from the exons GGTCTCTTCAAGATGAGCGGCGACTTGCTGGGCTGGAAGAACCGAAAGACGGGCAGCGTGCATCAGTACAAGGCCGCAGACATCGTCAGCGCCTCGTGGATCATGACAGGCCTGGACGCGTATCAGCTGCGCATTCTCTTCGGACCGCACAAGAACGATCTCATCGTCCGCTTCGACGGATTTCACGAGAAA AATTTCGCAGACCTCAGCCGGCACTTCGAGACGCACTTCAAagtgcagctgcagcgaggcctcCAGGCGCACCGCGGCTGGCACTGGGGCGACGTCAAAATGGAAG GAAATAATCTTCAGCTGTCGGTGAACGGCTGCCCAGCGTTTGACATTCACGCGCAAGAAATTGCGCAGGTGACGACCCCCTCTAAGAACGACTTGGCGATTGAGTTGATCCAGGACGACACTCG ggATCAGTCTGAAGATCAGCTGCTGGAAGTGCGCTTCTACCAGCCGTtcgcgggcgacgaagacgccgaaggccCGCTGCAGCAGTTGAAGCAG AAACTCGTGAAGAAgagcggcgtcgcagagacGAAGATGGACTGCGTGGCGCTCCTGAACGACGTGCCGCTCCTCGTGCCCCGCGGCCGCTACGAGATCGACATCGGCCGACGCGCGCTCAAGTTCCACGGCAAGTCCTACGATTACACGATTCAGTACACAAGCATCAACAG GATGTTTCTGGTTCCGCGGCCGAACTCGCCTCACGTGAATTTCATTCTTTCGCTGGAGAACGCGATGCGACAGGGCCAGACCTCGTATCCCTTCGTCGTGATGCAGTTCGACAGCGAGAGCGTGCAAAGCGTGGAGGTCAACCTGGAGCccgcggagctgcagcagcgcggcctcgaaaAAATGATAGAGG GCAAGACGTTCGACGTGGTGACGCGGCTATTCCGCGCGCTCGTAGGGAAAAGCGTCATCGTCCCCGGAGACTTCAAGAGCGTGAAACAGCAATTCGGCATCACTTGCAGCTACCGCGCGCAGTCTGGGCACCTCTATCCTCTGAAccgctcttttctcttcaTCGTCAAGCCCGTCATCTTCATCCG CTACGACGACGTTGTCAGCGTCGAGTTCAGCCGGACGGGCGCGAGCACAACGAAtcgctttttcgcgtttACTGTCTCTGTGCGCGGCGGTGGCGAGTACGAATTCACTTCGATCGACAGAAACGAGTACAAA CCCCTTGTGGACTTCTTGATGGCGAAGGGCATCCGCATCAAGAACATGGAGACGCCTgagccctcgcgcggcgccctcgaggccGACCTTCCCTCTGatgacgaggacgacgacgactacgacgccggcggcgcatcAGATTCGG aagacgaagacttCCACGACGACGATGatgacgaggacgaaggaaGCGAGTCGCAGtccgacgaagaggaagacgaggagagcgaagaggaaaaggagtcgaagaagaggaagaagaaagaaaag AAATCGAAGAAGGAtaagaagaggaagaaggacaAGGAGtga
- a CDS encoding putative U6 snRNA-associated Sm family protein LSm6 (encoded by transcript BESB_084690) yields the protein MATNAKKSPSDFLQKVIGQKVVVRLSNGTDYRGVLTCLDDRMNIAMDKTEEFVDGNFIGSYGLALIRGNNVLYISAAEASES from the exons ATGGCGACGAACGCGAAGAAATCGCCCAGTGACTTTCTGCAGAAAGTGATAGGCCAGAAGGTCGTGGTTCGCTTGAGCAATGGAACCGACTACCGAG GCGTCTTGACCTGCCTGGATGACCGCATGAACATCGCTATGGATAAGACAGAAGAGTTTGTCGACGGCAACTTCATCGGCTCCTACGGCCTCGCGCTTATCCGCGGAAACAACG TGTTGTATATcagcgcagcggaggcctcAGAGTCGTAA